The Pyrus communis chromosome 12, drPyrComm1.1, whole genome shotgun sequence genomic sequence taccgaaatgtattatattgaattaatataattaaatgtcAATGCTGAAAtgtatgtgacaacccgttccaaattttacgtttttattttattttaaaaacgtgaatttacgaaattgccctagaggtaaggactttgacttccgttgaccatcgacttgagagatgtgggacttattctttaagcataccctcgtagtactctttggtacgaacgtataggcgaaagccgtttgcgagtccggattataacggtatagttacggacgttcgaaattggttattcaaggtttagtgtttatttaaattaaatccccactttgtggggaaagcccaaaatcagaaatggagggaggaaagaaaaaaaaaaaaaaaaaaaaacagaggtgGTTTCcgtccacccgcacccaccgcgggtacatcttccaaggccgattctgGCCAACTCCAGTGGAGTTTTTGGattccaccaccaccatcttgaagctctcattcccctctacaaaacccacccaagaaccaccttgattaaccatggtatggggcggtttgaggccacgaaagttgacaaaaatcaatggtgctccggccacccttttcgattttccggcaaatccgcaaagcaatggccgatgccaccacttgggctttgtagcccatcatcccaggagaaaaacccaaccaaccttgaccccgttggaccaccgtagacgacgaatcgacgtcgggaagttttaggcacccgccggctttgtgggcaaaattgaccatcttccgtccactgtTGGACTTCGTcgaaggtatgaaagttgctccactcactgagatcttcatttctgtgaagtttgagaatttttggaaatagttggattttccggcgagtcggggcggccgaccgccacccgcggcggcgcgtgcggcggcgcgtggccagtgggccgccaatgctatttttaggctatgtcaaatgtcttgaattcatttttgtcatttgaatgacgtaggttgatagttggaacctaaattcgttacgatacgttacttgataaaaatgtgaatcgatgatccgactgttggatcgtcaccaaaattagatacattataatacgtaatatttaaagatcataggaatttatggattgggaatccgacttacggatcttcctgaattggatttgtaagttagtaaaataaatgttcacggccacttgttttgggcaattggcggagatctgaccgttggatcgtaatgaaattttaatatgttattctagaaacatattgtggatcgttgggagttgcggattggaaatctgatatgcggatcttccgagtcaagttatacagggttgtaagatcgacggttgacttgtggtcaatgggtctcaaactattttagaatgtcgttgaggttgtgttttatgtgaattacgtattcttcggataagagttctgagatgtgatttgataattggtcacagggaccaatcattcaggacgtctcgatgtgtgcgctagagaatcatagcgtgaaCTTCAGGTGaatggatcttttcctttttatcgtacatattgttgagagttctatcgacacttttaaattgattaggcatattactttcatataattattgtgaatgcttgaagtaccatatgaactacgaatggcttgatccctgtttagggtacgtaggcagtctaatgagacgttagatgcagccataaaatatttgagacaaaagccttatttgggaaattgagtaatgcaaaggaaattggtaaaggcaagttttagttttgtgaattagttagttaattagtgttaattgggttgttatggataattatccctgaaaataagtagtttgggtgtagggcgttattgattgtacacttctcactgtattgtgtataattgaaaatgctacgacatggttgagtattagattgcatcatcgtatatccatatgtatattacttgcatataattattgggaatgctttcaagtgcaaaggtggacatcaagtgcaaaggtggacgcatgacacccaggtaagcttcaggtgagtacatgttgatgttagtgatggtagtgagtacgattgtgttgagatatagtatagctcataaacctgcaccccggtgttagtgctcccgcccgtggccagggcacagtccttcacatgatgttcacctcccgcaccttacgctcaccttggattcaaggtaggtgcacagtcctgtcgtacagaccactttaggtggttccgactcgtaggtgattcgcgattattcgcccagtcttcacgtgatcgtagcacttatttacacccagtcctgtcgtacataccactttaggtggttccgactcgtgtgcaggcatacttattgagctattggctagccaggattgatgagatatggataagtcgtacaagtcactataggtgactccgacttatatgctagccaggattaatgagatatggataagtcgtacaggtcactataggtgactccgacttatatgctagccatgattgatgagatatggacaagtcgtacaggtcactataggtgactccgacttatatgctagccatgattgatgagatatggataagatgtacaggtcactataggtgactccgacttatatgctagccaggattgatgagatatggataagtcgtacaggtcactataggtgactccgacttatatgctagccatgattgatgagatatggataagtcgtacaggtcactataggtgactccgacttatatgctagctaggattgatgagatatggataagtcgtacaggtcactataggtgactccgacttatatgctagccatgattgatgagatatggataagttgtacatgtcattttagatgactctgactgatatatcactttgtattgatttagttcatttggcctacttattaatgtatggtggagttgatggcaaaccgtggttttggtcatttctgagtatggtttggatatatttatatacgttgtactgtcttatggaaaacgatacgggttttacatttagaggcattacttttagagaggtaataactttgggaagcttggttttattgcttactcacaccttctgtttggtgccctctaggttttagctgctgagtttgtatcgacaagaatctgtggcgaatcttagtattgatggatatttttaagggtatgattcttacccgcactactgtaccttacctatgctctgacatcgcgtgtgaaatgggttcgctctcACTCgcagcgcactctggtacttagacacttttagattcaaatttattcactttttatacactatcacattttatggtttcgtcaccttctaggtgtcggccaacacagctcgattcagggtctaagtggactttctgggttggggtgtgtcatgtatgtaccaaaatgtacgtaccgaaatatatgtaccgaaatatagtatattgaattaatgtacttgaaagtcaatactcaaatgagaggtattaggttcgaatctcgtggaaggcgaattcgataccaaattaagttgtctATTGTGTGACTTAACCGAACCCCTCTcgccttagtgtaaaatatatcgttgtactcatataaaaaaaaacactgaaATGTGtataccaaaatgtatgtactgaaatgcatgtatatgtttgtatcaatggatataccgaaatattcaaatatattaatgtacctaaatgaggaacatacaaaattgttatcggactatatattataaaaaaaattagttaactaaatgtagacattaaaatattatgataaatgtaaaaaaataaaaataaatgtaattaatacattaaaataggaataaaaagataaacaaaacatcaaaatagaactaataaatgagatgattaaatgtactagggactaaaattggattttaatcttacacaaggttatagtctaaaactcatctttttttaaggattaaaatgaagttttcgattttttctttctttttatttacatttctttcaaatttaccttttttAATATTGCACCGAAAAGTGTTATTgatattccaaaaatctcattctacacttatcataagtgtattttcttttcaaatttaaaaagttagaagtgtagaataaaaattttggagtgctaataacaattctctattGCACCATCGACAATATCTTATGCTCTCCTCATACCCTAattacttgaaaaaaaataaacaagccACAACTATAGGGTTCATCAATTAACTTGCTTTTGATCTCACAACGGATGTTTCTAAAGAGAAGAGATCTCAAATTCGATCTACGTTCAGATTTTGTAGTGAAAATTTCGACAGGGAATACTTCAAGTTTGACCCACCTCAAGAGATCTCaagttgttgtaattttttttttttaatatctgaCAGGAAGTACCAAAATTGAGTTCGAGGTGAATTTGTGAAAAGTTGAGTGGATATTTTTGTCTTGAAATTCTTCAGCATGCATGATTCGCTCACTTTTAGGTCAAAATTGCATGTGTCTTTCCTCTAAAAATGATAACGAGACAACGCTGAAATTATATGACAATTGGTGAATGGTaaccacatccacatgcatgtAAAGGAAACAAAACTAGGCACTTACTGCACCTTGATACGtggaagttttttttattttttatttttttggtattggAATAGTCTAATAACATTGGCACAATACTGTTTAAAAGCAAGGAACTATTTTATGCGCTCCTGATTTGTTGTCCTCCTACTCTCATTCTTGTTTTAATATTAATAAGTTTGAAtagaataaaggctaaaaagTAGACAAAGACAAGATGAGTAGTAATACAAGCACAACATTGATCCACCTTTGGCGGGATTTGATAATCAGGAAATTAAACATTACAAATATATTACAAAGATAATTCTGAATAGTATAAAGGAGATGTGAAAATAATTACCAAAGCTTTCCAAGCTACAGGTTACCACGATATGTAATCATGTTCGTTTCAAGATTCAGACCCCATCCTTTTCAATGAACCCCTTCTTCCTTTATCATCCCCGCCTTCTCTTCTCCCCCATTATCTTGAGCTTATTTTATTGGGTGGTATCATAAGTCAGCATTATGCTTGTGCCACATCAACAAGTGAGCCCCACTTATGCAACATAAGCAAACGTAACATATATGTAACGAAATTGACAAAATCTTGCCAAAATGAAGTGATTGAGCTTCCAGTTGTAAGTTCGggatatttaaattttaaggaaGAAAGTGAGATCAAGTTCAAGTTTCAGAAGAGATAACAAAAAATAAGACTTTGATCAAGAGAAATGCATCATCATGCACAGAAATCAGTCAATTTAATCAAAATCTATCAAATATACAAATTACAAGTTGATCTTGCAAAGAAGTTATGCAAATTCCATGGTGGTGGGAAGCAAGGATCCGAACCTAACCTAATCTTCTCATGTAGATCTTATAACGTGCATAACAAGTTACAAGTTGAGAGCTCTAACAATTTCAATCTAAGTAGGAGTATTCATTCTGAGAGCGTCGACAGCCATGTCTATTTCAGACCCACAAAGGATTTAGAAATGTAGCCCCTCAGATTCAGACCTTGACATGGTTTCATAATGAATCCAGCCTGAGAAACTTCGGAAAACTCATTGATCAAAGATCTACATGCAGCATCAAGTAGCTCCCCATCATCGGGATCAGGTAGATATACTCTTCCACACTCTGCAGATGTCTGAAATTCCTCAAGCAAGCCTTCAACGCTTCCAAACTGATAGCCTTGTACCCACAAGGTACGATCCAACGAAAAGGGCGTCTGTGTTCACATTCACTGCTACGCCATGTTATGTTATCCACTGGCTGACTCCTATTGCAATGGCTGCCAATTTCTGGTTTCctgaagaaaaattcaaatataaacatCACAGAAAAATTCCAGCCGCCAGTTCGAGTACCAATAttcttgggtttttttttttccccctctCTAAACACGACTAAATTAGGGAACAAGGAACCGTTACTTGTAAGGGAAGCTATGAGAGCAAAAACTCGGTACTAGCAATGATAATAAGCTATAATACAAAAGGAAGGAAATACATAATGCCTTTGTTTTAAGAAGCATACCATGCCAAACACCAGCATGAGGCCCTCAAGCCGCGAAGCCTTGACGCAGAATGTCTTTGAAAGTGCACGGATGATCACCTCCTCAGTCAAAGGCGAAGCCTGTGATTTATTGATGTGGCACTAGCACTACTAAATtaaacactttgcgcgacgaggGACACTTTGTCGTGCAAAGCATCTTGAGGTCGCACAAAACCTATGGTGACGGATCAATCGTCGCGCAAAAGTCGTGAAAAAAGACCTTGCGCAACAATGAAGTGGACATTCGTCGCATACTACGCAACGCTTTAGTACAAGTCGCGCGAAAGGTATACGGACAAAGGCTTTCGTTGCATGATATAAAAGGGTACAAGTTTGCTTTGTGACAAGAGAAAATTCTTGGGACGTCTACAATTCGTTTTTAAATATTTGCGCGACAAAAAACCTTAGACGCTCATGATTTTGAGTGATGATTGCACTTGACTTGTGAAGTGGGTCTTAAAAGAGTATCCCTCAAGCAAGCTTACCTGAAGGATCCCTGAACTGATGCTCACTCTATATATATCTGATTAAGTTATTCCTTTTCCTTATTATGAGTATACAATGATATACTAGATTATTTGTATCCTCGTTGAATATGGGACATTGCTTAAGTGAAACAATAGAGTACAGGAAAAAGAATGTGACTGTAGTACCGGTTGGAAGCTCAATTATTGCACTTGATTTCATGTTTAATCCATGTTTCTTGCAACGTTCTGTAAGAGCCTTTACTAGCTCCTCAAGATCATATTGTATACGATCAGCACGGACCTATAGTAGACACAATGCATCAGAGACAAACAAAGTTACAGACAGTATTGTTCATCATACTTAATGGAATGGAGTTTACCTGAAGAATACCATCTGCACTACCTCCTTGCTCCATTTTAACAATTGCTTGATGCAATTCCATTTTCCTCTCCTGAGAATGAATCGAGTAAAATATAAGCTATGAAATTTAAGGTTGTTGTGAAAAAAGGCACACTTCAAAGTAATAAAAGCACTCATTATAGAAAACATTCGAATAAAGCAGCTACTGGGGAGAACTGAGTATTATTTCTCGTGTACAAAAACagcagaagaaagaaaaagcaatACATGTATATGCCCGCAACATATGGCATGGCTGCAATAAACCAATACTCCTGAAGCAAGAATATAAATACCTGAACTTCGCGAAACGAGGCCTCTTCAATAGTTAACTTAGATGCTATTTCTGCCACTTGTTTGTACTTCTCCTCATATTTTTTTGCTAGTAACTCAGCCTGCAATACAACTCATTAACATGAATTAATGGGAAACCATTCTTGCTAAATGTTAGTGGTACAACTCATCTTTGTAAGAAATATACCTCACGCTTGTCAGCAATTCAAGGATCAATTGAGCCAGATGTCTCCCGGTAGGAAGGTTACTAAAATCACTTCCTATAGCAATTTGTTTTTTATGATCCCACGCTAACATAACTAACATTATACAATCACTAGACACCAATATAATGTTAAACAGAATGCATTTCAACGATCCCCATGAACAAGCCCTCTATTGTCGTATCGTATGGACAAATCAATATATCAATACATACAACTGAACAACTGAGCTATACTGTAAGGAAATTTAACAGTGCTCTAGACCAATGACCAGACAAAAAACAGCCAAAGACAGAAGCTACTAACAAGTTCCTGcatttttgtgtgatagaactCCATCTTCTCTCTTGAGTCCAAAATCGCGTTCTCAGTTTCTTCAACCTGCCATGATTAAAAGAATGATTTCTTAtcccatgaaaaaaaaaagattaaaaatctttgagaagaaaatataaatatcaaaGTATCAATGATAACCTGACAAAGCACATTATTTTCTGCAAAATCATATAAAAGTTCCTCCATCTTTAATATGGGTAGGGAGAGGAATAAGAATAATTGAGTACTCATAAATTCAAAGGCAAGAGACACTCAACTCCAAAAATATGTCAACACCAACAATATtgcaggaaaataaaaaaagcaaataCACAAAGcatggaaaacaaagaaaaatcaagGTTGAAAAATAACAGTCGTTGGTCCCTTTCAGACAaaaccttttttcatgtttaAACAATAAGCAACTTCACGATGTTATTCTTAAACTGTTTGACTgagaattaataattttaacGAGGAGCAACTTCCAAGACTGTTGTGCTTCATCTCCTTTTTTTTCCAAGACTGGAGGTATATCACATGATTCAACAAAATATTCTGTCTATGACATATTCATGAGATCGTTTCCGCATAAACAAATTTTATGAAGTTCAAAATGATATTAAGATAACAGTAATATCTCTGGTCTTTCCTTGTTCAAGATATTGGATTGAACTGGAAATTTAGAGTGGACTCAATTTGCAATCTAACTGTTGAACAGCGTTCTATACAATATAGGACTGTACGGTGCATAATATTGACCCAATGAGATCAGGTAGGACGCTTATTATTTTCTCATTTAAATCTCATAAAGATACTTTTGCGTATTACAATGGCCATGCTGGTCTTTCAATTTATAAGTTACTTAGACTTGCAAAACTGAATAAACCTTAGGCTTTGTGTCTCTGTAAAAACTAAGTTTCTTAAGTGAAAATTTTGCTTCAAAGAAGTGATTTATCATGCTTGGGAGAATACGATTTGGGACAACATGACCACTTCGAGGGGAAGGGGAGGGCGGGTTATGAACTTCCTGTCTGAGATTGTTAGAGTAATTCATATTTGTATTACCAATATATCAAATGACACcccagaaaataaaagagaCTGTTGACACTTGAAGCAAGATTGTGTACGTaggaataaaaagaagaaaggaaattgCCTTTTTCCCTGCATCTTCTTCAGGTTTTGAGTTAGCTGAATCCTGCTTCCCATTATCATGTTGGGTTGTATTCAAACCCTCCATCCCTCGCACTCTCAAATTCTGCTGATTCGGTTGCAATGCACCATCAGCCTGGGGAAGACTTCGTTGCATTGGTGGCCTCAAACCTGCAGCAGGTGCCACACCCTGCATCCCTTGATGTTGTCCACCTTGCATCCCTTGATGTTGTCCAAAACCTAAATTCAAGGAGAACATGTATCTAATGAGCAATCTAACGAGGCAAACACtaaatataaaaagagaaatCTATCCATTACCAGGGTTGGGACTCCAAGCAGCATTTCCATAAGCCACTTTGGGTTGACCAGTCATTGAGAGTAGAGTCTCATCATGCATCACATTACGTGGAAGTGTGTCTGGAAGAGGACGACCTTCCCTGTAACGTTCCATCAAACAGAGAGAAAAACAGAACTCCCTCAAGGAAAGCATGCTGTCATTATCTTGATCAGATAAGTCCCACACCTGCTTTAAAACCTCTGAGAAGGGGAAAAATGGACATCATTGAGCATTTGTTGAACCAAACAAAGTCTTCAAAAAGATTGTCCAATTACATGTAAAACAAAAAGCATAATTCGATCGATACAAACATCTTAAGGGCGACAAAGATCTTGGGTCAAAATTAATTTGGCCACTGTATAAATGTAAATTAAGTGCTTAACCTGTCCAATAACAAACACATTCATTACTGTAAAAGTAAGTTGAATGCCCATTCATGGGTGAATGGGAAACTGATTTGAATCAGCCACATCACCACAAAAATGTACACCTTCATCCTGAACATGTTCAACGATTTtactaatataatttttcacatATGAAAATCCACCATATCACCTACACAGTTTACCACTACTGAACCTCAAAGATACTATTCAAATCAGTCCCTTACCACATGTTCAATGATCACAAGGTTGAAATGTGATATATTTGATCCACTAATTCCACGAAACTCTAACAAATAACCATATGAAATGCTGAATGATGGACTTCATTTAAAGAAGAATTTAATGGGTTACTTATTCTCTTTTTCAAATTGTTAAATCAAAGATTAGTCATCTGACCTAGTGCATTGGTTATTCTTACGTGTAAATGAAAAACCTTACCTCTTGGTAACCTCCAACTCAGAAACAGATTCCGCGCCTGCCCACCAGTGATTCTCCCATCTCTGTCAGTGTCTACTTCCATAAACACTTTTGTATATTCTGAACATCAGATGGCTTCATCTTTGGCCAGGGAATCTGCGAATTTCCAGACGTAGAGTTTCCTGCTCCAACCGAACTCCTTGATGATGGAAAAGAGGAAGAAGCTGGAACTGAAACCTGCTGGATTGGGTTCGAAGGTCCCTGCGGCCGCTGAAACTGAAAGAAACAATGGGCAGGTCGAATTGAATGCTAGATGCGCGGGAACCAGAGGTTGGTACTTGCAGGCTGGATCGAAGAGATGACCGAGAGAGAAATTTGGATATTTATTTCTGTTTAAAATATAACCAGAAAATGTAACTACGATGCTTAGCCATGCTGGGTTTACCTCGCCCGACCCGAGACCCCGTGGGCTCTTCTTTGCTTCTACAGCCAGTTGGGGCTGGGCTTATTGGGCCCACTGAACCTGCAGTCCAgaacccagaagaaaaaaatcaatttattaGTTGGGCCAGCAGCCCCAATAGCTTTTGGGCCCGCAACCCGCCTTGTATTCCTATCtaatattttattctttttctttggacCGTGACGTATTTCTAATAGTCCAGTAGCTGTGAGGATCTCGGGAATTCTCaaatcacattcgttcatcgtacatcgtgcggtcagaactattgtaaatttttttatttaaaattgaatataaacaatacttgatgaaaattggccacacgatatacgatgaatgaatgtgattggaggatcttcgggatcctcacaaagaggatccggcaaggatcctcacaaagaggatccggcaaggatcctCTCTCGTCCTGTAGATACTCATTCTAGAGTCTGAAATCTACCCAAATTCACTATACTtgttatatattgtatattgtgTTTGCTTGCAAGTACCCAATGAATTGGCTCATTAGAATCGAATTCGAAGTTTTGAATAATCATcattgaaacctgaagtttttgtAAAACAACACGCCCATGAAAACCTGAAGATTCTCATGCTAAAATTAAACCAAACATGTATAGTAGAACCCAAATGTTATGCCTTTTTGTCCATCGATATCTTTTTCCATAGTACTatccacaatcttgttccctttATTACAATGATATGTCGAATCTTACCAAATTCAATTTTACCGCTCTTGAAGTCTTTGGCAGAAACTTCCTCAATTACATGAGGAATTTGTGGCCTCGTTGACATTTACATGTTCTTGGTTCTCATGCAGGGTTAAGGATGGGAAGCTTAACATGGGAACTTGGCAGgtatttaaaagttaaaaacaattattttaCTTTCCCCAGTTTTCTAATTGTAAATTGCTTGGATCTCTCAACCTTGTAATCATGGATTATACTTGGAAAGATTTTCACTTATGCTATACTTATTACATATTTAGAGAATGGCTCATTATTCATCGAAGGAATAGAACTTAGAAGTAAATTATGGAATAGAACTAAATAAGAATATATTGCTAAAATATTTCAGTTATACAATGAATAAAAAGTGCAGTACGAGAGTAATAAAACCGAGTGAAGAGTAAACACTGGGCGGAGCATTATTTGGTGTACTCGCCCTATCCTCAATAGTGAAGTTCTTGTAGAAATTTTCCCACACCTTGGCATCAAGGGTGAAGGAAAAGATGCCGTAGTCATTTATTTGCCACTTGCAACGATGCATGCAACGTTTTTGATCCCTCTTCGGCTTGTATATGTTAAAAGCGGCCTTTACCCATTTCCCATCAGACCTTCGCCACTGCATGTAGCAAAAGAAGAGGGTTCTATCCCAGAAATCGTCGTGGAACGTAAAGTTGTACGCGCCGCCGTGTGGAATTGCATGGTTGCCCAAGTCGTCACTCTTGGATTTGCAGTGAAGCTCAATAACAGTGTTTGATACTAGTGTGTTCTCTACGTCAATATGGATTTTTCCGAAAAAAATTGCTGAAACAAATTGGCCTAGGGCAAGCACGGCAACAATAATGAAAATGGTCCTTGCAGCCATTAGAGTCTCTCAAACAGCTTCGTTAGGCTATTTGAACGTAAACCAGAAACAAATCAGAACAAATTGGAAACGAACGTAaaccacacacaaaaaaaaaaaaaaaaatatatatatatatatatatatatatatatattctgagAACAAAAAAGCCAAATTCAAGAGCAATTTATTGACGAATTATTCTCTAACAACAAGACCCAATTCATAGTTGGCAAATGTGTAAGTTATTCAGAAACAAATGCATAATTTAAATCAGGGATATTCTGATTGGAAGCCAAATCAAAGagagacagaaaaaaaaaaaaaaaaaaaaaaaaagctaagtgAATGGCGAGCTAAAAACATGCACAtcctaatttatattttacTAAAGCCCAAATCTGACTGAAAcccacaaaacaaaacccaaaacattGCAAAATGCCCCAGACTAGGGATGGAACCGAAATTCCCAAACCGAATTGAAAATGTTCCGAAACCAAATCGAAAATCCCAAATCGTTCGGTACCCAATCCCGAAAGGTTCTGTATTATTCGGAtctcaaaccaaaccaataaatattttaatataattttatatatagttGAATTAATAATAGTCGTTAGATTTGGTTGATATTCAATCTCAACCGTTGGCTTAAAACTTAACCCTCTCTCCCCACTTCCTCACAGACCTCAGAATCTCCGTTCTCTCAAACTTGGAAGACAAGTCCTGCCAAAccccccaaaaccctaaatccccaACCCTCCTCATCTCCTTCTAGTGCCCAATCGCCGCCAAGAGATGCCACGCCGTGGCCAAGCTGCTCAGTTCAATCTGGAGTATTATCAACTCTATATGTCTTTTAATTCTTTCGTTGAAGCCTCCTTGCTGAATTTATACAAATTCTGACTTCTCTGCGAATGGTATGAAATGCCTAATTTTCTGGGTTTATAGAAAATCCCGAATCgtcccaaaatcccaaaaaaagaCACTCTCCTCACCGATCCATTCAtcaaaaagcaaattaaaaacaCAGAGAGGTAATAGGAATAGGAAAGAGATAGAGAGATAGAGAAAAAAGCATTACCAGCGGAGGAGAAGGCCGAAGAAACAGTCGGAAGAAACAGTCGGAGTCGGCGATTCCACACCAGGCAAACAATAACAAAGGCGAAGCCGAGTGGGAGGCAGGAGAAGAATAGAGAAAGTGTGCGAGAGTGAGTAGACTGAGAAGAGAAAGTAGTCATGAATGCCATTTTTTACGAGTTCAATTGGGTTGCCGGAAATGGCAATCACAAAGCCACCGATCTGTTTTTTTTTGCTGTTATCGGCAAAAACTCTGCGCGCTTCCTTCCCTAACACCC encodes the following:
- the LOC137711699 gene encoding uncharacterized protein encodes the protein MEVDTDRDGRITGGQARNLFLSWRLPREVLKQVWDLSDQDNDSMLSLREFCFSLCLMERYREGRPLPDTLPRNVMHDETLLSMTGQPKVAYGNAAWSPNPGFGQHQGMQGGQHQGMQGVAPAAGLRPPMQRSLPQADGALQPNQQNLRVRGMEGLNTTQHDNGKQDSANSKPEEDAGKKVEETENAILDSREKMEFYHTKMQELVSSFCLWLFFVWSLV